Genomic window (Pristiophorus japonicus isolate sPriJap1 chromosome 9, sPriJap1.hap1, whole genome shotgun sequence):
gttagcaccagtacaaccaatgcatccaatcttagcaccagtacaaccaacgtatccatcgttagcaccagtataaCACACACATCGATTTTTAGCACCAGTACAAACAatgtatccatcattagcaccagtacaacccacacatccatcgttagcaccagtacatccaacgtatccatcgttagcaccagtacaacccacacatacatcattagcaccagtacaaacaACGtacccatcgttagcaccagtacaaccaactgatccatcattagcaccagtacaaccaacacatccatcgttagcaccagtacaacccacacatccatcgttagcaccagtacaatccagacatccatcgttatcacagtacaaccaacgtattcaTCGTtaacaccagtacaaccaacgtatccatcgttagcaccagtacaacccacacatacgtcattagcaccagtacaaacaACGtacccatcgttagcaccagttcaACCAATGTATCCACCGTTAGCACCAAAGGAACCAACACATccgtcgttagcaccagtacaaccaacatatccatcgctGGCACCAGTACAGCCAATGTGtccaccgttagcaccagtacaaccaacacatccacatccatcgttagcaccagtacaaccaacacatccagatccatcattagcaccagaacaaccaacacttccacatccatcgttagcaccagtaaaaCCAAAGTATCCGCcgttagcaccagaacaaccaacatatccatcgttagcaccagtacaaccaacacatccatcgtgagcaccagtacaaccaacgtatccatctttAGCAACAGtataacccacacatccatcgttaccATCAGTATAACCCATAcatccaccgttagcaccagtacaaccaatgtatccatagTTAGTACCAgaacaaccaacacatccatcgttagcaccagtacaaccaacgtatccatcgttagcaccattaCAACCCACACATcgatcattagcaccagtacaaccaacgcatctatcgttagcaccagtacaaccaacatatccatcattagcaccagcacaacccacacatccatcgttagcaccagtctaaccaacacatccacatccatcgttagcaccagtacaaccaacacatccagatccatcattagcaccagaacaaccaacacttccacatccatcgttagcaccagtaaaaCCAAAGTATCCGCcgttagcaccagaacaaccaacatatccatcgttagcaccagtacaacaacacatccatcgtgagcaccagtacaaccaacgtatccatctttAGCAACAGTATAACCCACACATCCATTGTTACCATCAGTATAACCCATAcatccaccgttagcaccagtacaaccaatgtatccatagTTAGTACCAgaacaaccaacacatccatcgttagcaccagtacaaccaacgtatccttcGTTAGCACCATTACAACCCACACATcgatcattagcaccagtacaaccaacgcatCTATCGTTAGCACCattacaaccaacatatccatcattagcaccagtacaacccacacatccatcgttagcaccagtccaaccaacgtatccatcgttagcatcagtacaacccacacattgaTCTTTACcaccagtacaaccaatgtatcaatcgttagcaccagtacaaccaacatattCATAGTTAGcagcagtacaacccacacatcgatCGTTAGCAGCAGTATAactaacgtatccatcgttagcaccactaGATCCAACGTATCTATCGTTAGcaacagtacaacccacacatccatcgttagcatcagtacaaccaacatatccatcgttagcttCAGTTCAACCAATGTATCCACCGTTAGCACCAGAGGAACCAACACATccgtcgttagcaccagtacaaccaacatatccatcgctggcaccagtacaaccaatgtgtccaccgttagcaccagtacaaccaacacatccacatccatcgttagcaccagtacaaccaacacatccagatCCATTAttagcaccagaacaaccaacacttccacatccatcgttagcaccagtaaaaCCAAAGTATCCGCcgttagcaccagaacaaccaacatatccatcgttagcaccagtacaaccaacacatccatcgtGAGCACCAGTCCAACCAACATATTCAGCGTTAGCACCCGTAcagccaacatatccatcgttagcacagtagaaccaacgtatccatcgttagcgcaAGTACAACCCATTAAtagatcgttagcaccagtacaaccaacgtatccatctttAGCAACAGTATAACCCACACATCCATTGTTACCATCAGTATAACCCATAcatccaccgttagcaccagtacaaccaatgtatccacagtTAGTACCAgaacaaccaacacatccatcgttagcaccagtacaaccaacgtatccatcgttagcaccattaCAACCCACACATcgatcattagcaccagtacaaccaacgcatccaatcttagcaccagtacaaccaacgtatccatcgttagcaccagtacaacccacacatccatcgttagcaccagtccaaccaacgtatccatcggtaGCACCATTACAACACACACAtcgatcgttagcaccagtacaaccaatgcatccaatcttagcaccagtacaaccaacgtatccatcgttagcaccagtataaCACACACATCGATTTTTAGCACCAGTACAAACAatgtatccatcattagcaccagtacaaacaACGtacccatcgttagcaccagtacaaccaactgatccatcattagcaccagtacaaccaacacatccatcgttagcagcagtacaaccaacgtatccatcgttagcaccattaCAACCCACACATcgatcattagcaccagtacaaccaacgcatctatcgttagcaccagtacaaccaacatatccatcattagcaccagcacaacccacacatccatcgttagcaccagtctaaccaacgtatccatcggtaGCACCATTACAACACACACAtcgatcgttagcaccagtacaaccaatgcatccaatcttagcaccagtacaaccaacatatccatcgttagcaccagtacaacacaCACATCGattgttagcaccagtacaaccaatgtatccatcattagcactagtacaacccacacatccatcgttagcaccagtacatccaacgtatccatcgttagcaccagtacaacccacacatcgatCGTTACcaccagtacaaccaatgtatccatcgttagcaccagtacaaccaacgtatccatcgttatcaccagtacaacccacacatccatcgttagcaccagtacaatccaGACATCCATCGTTATCACAGTACAACCAACCtacccatcgttagcaccagtacaaccaatttATCCTTCATTAGCAGCAGTAGAaccaacacatccatcgttagcaccattaCAACCAAGGTATACATCATTAACacaagtacaacccacacatccatcgtgagcactagtacaaccaacgtat
Coding sequences:
- the LOC139273858 gene encoding uncharacterized protein, with amino-acid sequence MDVWIVLVLTMDVWVVLVITMDTLVVLVLTMDTLVVLVVTIDVWVVLVLTMDTLDVLVLTMDVWVVLVLMMDTLVVLVLTIDVCVVLVLTMDMLVVLVLRLDALVVLVLTIDVCVVMVLPMDTLVRLVLTMDVWVVLVLMMDMLVVLVLTIDALVVLVLMIDVWVVMVLTMDTLVVLLLTMDVLVVLVLMMDQLVVLVLTMGTLFVLVLMMDTLFVLVLKIDVCVILVLTMDTLVVLVLRLDALVVLVLTIDVCVVMVLPMDTLVGLVLTMDVWVVLVLTMDTLVVLVLRLDALVVLVLMIDVWVVMVLTMDTLVVLVLTMDVLVVLVLTVDTLVVLVLTVDVWVILMVTMDVWVILLLKMDTLVVLVLTIY